From Hirundo rustica isolate bHirRus1 chromosome 1, bHirRus1.pri.v3, whole genome shotgun sequence, a single genomic window includes:
- the C1H18orf21 gene encoding UPF0711 protein C18orf21 homolog — MGRRRLLQAAEQLAGACPGQARFLLWMLRNSQANEHGLERICPYCFQFLVPDSYRVRLKPKMKVTPQIEKVLKQEAKNHKLNMKQTKLLRKYRESRSILLVTCKSCNKTTRHYGKSRDFLATKTQNCGTPGTKSSLKTPDVKIQSAKKMTPVSCSRLGSKGNSPSSLSRTHESGQAATNSASKTPRNSKFHFSKLKRMLDLEEKEKSQKADFKTFLTLL; from the exons AtggggcggcggcggctgctgcAGGCGGCGGAGCAGCTGGCGGGGGCCTGCCCGGGACAGGCGCGGTTCCTGCT GTGGATGCTCCGCAACTCCCAAG CTAATGAACATGGATTAGAAAGGATATGTCCTTACTGCTTCCAGTTCCTGGTTCCTGACAGCTACCGGGTACGCCTCAAACCAAAGATGAAAGTGACTCCACAGATAGAGAAAGTTCTTAAACAAGAGGCAAAGAATCATAAACTTAACATGAAACAGACAAAGCTTTTGAGAAAGTACAGGGAGTCAAGAAGCATTCTG CTGGTGACTTGCAAATCTTGCAACAAAACAACAAGACATTATGGTAAAAGCAGGGATTTTCTGGcaaccaaaacacaaaattgTGGCACTCCAGGTACGAAATCTAGCCTGAAGACACCAGATGTAAAAATTCAGTCTGCAAAGAAAATGACACCTGTAAGCTGCAGTAGGTTGGGATCTAAAGGGAACAGTCCCTCGTCACTTTCCAG gacaCATGAATCTGGACAGGCAGCAACCAACTCTGCTTCCAAGACTCCCCGAAACTCCAAATTTCACTTTTCTAAGCTGAAACGGATGCttgatttagaagaaaaagagaaaagtcagAAGGCAGATTTCAAAACCTTCTTGACTTTACTTTAG